The DNA segment ATCCCCAGGGCGTGGGCCCCTAGCAGGTCCGCCTGGATGCCCATCAGGTTCCGGTCGCGGGTGGTGAAGTGGATCAGCGGGGGCAGGCCCGTCGCCTCCAGGATCAGCCGTGCGGAGGCCAGAGAGGCCATCCGAACCCGGGCCATGGGGGAGTCGGCCACGTTGATGCAGGTGACGCCCGCCTCCTGCAGGATCCGGGCGTTCTGCAACACCTTCTCCACGTTGACCCCTCGGGGCGGGTCCAGCTCCACGCTGACCATCTCGCCGCGCCGCAGGGCCTCCAGGAGCGGGCTCGCCGCGGGGGCCGCCGGGACGGCCGCTTCGGTCTTGGGTGAGCGCACCTCCGCCGGCGCGACCCGTGCGGGGTGCGCGTGCTCGCCCTCATCCGCAGGCCCGGCCGCCCTGGCAGGCTGCAAGGTGTCGAGCCGGGCCCGCATCGCGGCGATGTGCTCAGGCGTGGTTCCGCAGCAGCCGCCCACCAGCCGTACCCCTTGCCGGAGCATGGGCTCCACCAGCCCAGCCAGGTACTCGGGGGCCGCCCCGTAAAGGATGCGCCCGTCCACCCGGGTGGGAAGCCCTGCGTTGGGCAGGGCCGAGAGAGGGACCCCCAGGGCCCGCAACCCCGCGAGCTCCCCCAGCGCCTCCAGCACCGGACCCGGCCCGGAACCGCAGTTGATGCCGGCCACGTCGGGCCCTGCCTCGCCCAGGCGCTCGACCATGCGGGTGAAGGCCTCACCCTGGAGGGGCGCCACGGGCTCGACGCCGCCGGAGAAGGTGATCTGGGCCACCACGGGTAGGCGGGCCAGGGAGCGGGCCGCTTCCACCGCGAGCTCCAACTCTTCCACGTCCAGCATGGTCTCGATCATGAAGAGGTCCACGCCGCCGGCCAGCAGCGCCTCCATCTGGCGCAGGAAGGCGTCGCGCACGTACGCGCGGGCGGCGCGTCCGAGGGTTTCCAGGGGCCGGCCCACGGGCCCGACCGACCCCGCCACGAAGACCGGGCGGCCGCTCACCTCCCGGGCGCCGCGGGCCAGCTTCGCGCCCTGGAGGTTGATCCGCCAGACGTCGTCCTCGAGACCGTACTCGGCCAGGCGGAAGGCGTTGGCCCCGAAGGTGTTGGTCTCGATCAGGTCGGCACCGGCGCGGATGTAGTCCAGGTGGACCTGTTCCACCACCCGCGGCTGGGTGAGGTTGAGGGCGTCCAGGTTGCCGCGGGGGCCGCCCACCCGCTGGTAGAGGAGGGTGCCCACCCCCCCGTCGGCCAGCAGCACCCGCTCGGCCAGGGCCTGGCGGAAGGCCGTTCCGAGCGTGTCCCGCCCCGGCTCCGGCCCTGTCAAAGGCGGGCCACCGCCTCGACCTCCACCGCCGCGCCCCGGGGAAGCGCCGCGACGCCCACGGCCGCCCGGGCGGGCTTGTGGGTGAAGAAGCGGGCGTAGACGCCGTTCACGGCCTCGAACTGCCCCAGGTCCGTGAGGAAGAGGGTCACCTTCACCACGTTCTCCAGGCGCCCGCCGCCGGCCTCCACCACCGCCTGTAGGTTGCGCAAGGCCCGCTCCGCCTGGGCTTCCACGCCCCCCTCCACCAAGCGGCCCGTGGCCGGGTCCAGGGGGATCTGACCCGACACGAAGAGCCAGTCGCCCGTGCGGACCGCCTGCGAATAGGGTCCGATGGCCGCGGGCGCATGAGGGGTCTGAACCGGCTCGAGCTCCACTGGGCTTCGCCTCCGAGCAACCGTAGCCCCGGGTTCACCGTCTGGCGGGCCCCTCGGCTCACACCGGGGCCCGCCGTCCCCAAGGCTTTCGAGTAGGGTTCGTCCCCCGGAGGCGGAACCCTCCCGCGGCACGCGGTTCTCGAGGCGGCGGGATGGCCCGGATTACCAGGCCACCTCCAGCCGGTGGGCGCCCTCCTGCGGCACCTGCAGGCGCAGGCCGCGGCCGGTTTCGTAGGTGAAGCCAGACCCTTCCGCCAGCTGACGCCCGTCGAGAAGCACCTGCCGGGGCGGGCCGGGAAGGAAGGGCACCTCCACCCCCACCTCCCGCCGGGCGGGGGCGTAGGACCCTTCGGGGTCGGCCAGGTCCAAGGCCAGGTGCCGCTCCCGGACGGCCAGTGCCATGGCCCGCCGGCTGCTCACGCCCTGCTCGTGAGCGGGCGTGGCGCCGTCGTCCTCGTAGAGAACGGTCTTCCAGTGGCTGGGGGCCTCCCCCGGATAGAGCAGGAGGGTGAGCTCCTGCCACCCGGCCTCACCCGTGTGCTGCGTCACCGGTCCCATGGGGAGCATCGCCCCCGCCCGGACGAAGAGGGGGATGCGCTCCAGGGGTGCCTCGACCACCCGGTGGGCGGGACCCCGGCTCACCTCGCCCGTCCAGAAGTCCACCCACTCGCCCTCGGGCAGGTAGGCCATCCGCTCCCGGGCCTGGGGCTGGAGCACCGGCGCGACCAGGAGGTCCGGCCCCAACAGGAAGGCATCCTGGACACGGGCAGCGACGGGATCGTCGGGGAAGTGGTAGACCAGCGGCCGCATGATGGGCGCGCCTGTCCGGTGCGCCTCCCAGAAGAGGGTGTAGAGGTAGGGGAGGATCCGGTAGCGGAGCTCGATGGCGCCGCGGGCGATGGCCTCCACCTCGGGTCCGAAGGTCCAGGGCTCCTGAGCGCGGGTGTCGTGGGCGCTGTGGGCCCGGAAGAAGGGCGTGAAGGCCCCCAGCTGCACCCAGCGCGCGTAGAGCTCGGGTTCGGCGTCGTCGCGGAAGCCGCCGACGTCCGCGCCCACGAAGGCCACCCCTGAGAGCCCCAGGTTGAGGAGCATGGGTATCGCCATGGCAAGGTGCTCCCACCAGCTCGAGTTGTCGCCCGTCCAGACGGCGGCGTACCGCTGGATCCCGGCGAAGCCCGAGCGGGTCAGGAGAAAGGGCCGCTCCTGGGGCCGCATCCGGCGCAGCGCCTCGGAGGTCGCCCGGCCCATCAAGAGAGCGTAGAGGTTGTGCACCTCCCGGTGCGGATGCACCTCACCCTCGTCGGTGCGGTGAAGGGTCCCCTCGGGCAAGGTGCGGTCCTCGTCGTGGACCCGGAAGTCGGCCGGCTCGTTCATGTCGTTCCAGATCCCCGCGACGCCGGCGTCGAGAAGGGTCCGGTGCCAGTCGCCCCACCACCGCCGCACGCGCTCCTGGAGGAAGTCCGGGAAGTGCACCTCTCCCGGCCAGACCCGCCCCATGTAGGGCTTGCCCGCAGGATCCTCCACGTAATGGCCGGCCTCCAGCCCCTCGCGGAAGACGGGGTAGCTCGAGTCCACCTTGACGCCCGGGTCGACGATGGTCACCACCCGGAAGCCCTGCTCCTTCAGGCCGCGGCAGAGGCCGGATGGATCCGGAAAGCGCTTGGGATCCCAGGTGAACACCCGGTAGCCGTCCATGTAGTCGATGTCCAGATAGATCACGTCGCACGGGATCCGCCGCTCCCTGAAGGTGCGTGCGAGCTCCTCCACCCGCTGCTGCGGCACGTACCCCCACCGGCTCTGCTGGAAGCCCAGGCTCCAGCGGGGGGGCAGGGGCATCCGCCCCGTGAGCCGGGTGTAGCGCTCGAGCACCTGGGCGAAGGTGGGCCCGGCGAAGAGGTAGTAGACCAACCGGCCGCCCTCGGACCATACGTGGTACCGCCCGGTGCCCTCCCGGTCCATGTCGAAGTGGGTGCGGTGGGTGTTCTCGAAGAAGAGCCCGTGTGCCCGGCCGGCGTTCCAGATCACGTAGAAGGGGATCGCCTGGTAGAGGGGGTCGGTGGTGGGCAGGTGGGGCAGGACGTCGGTGGTCCACATGGTCATCCGCTGTCCCCGCTTGTCCAGCGGACCCGTCTTCTCGCCGAAACCGTAGGCCCGGTCACCCGGGCGGGCCTCGCGGAAGGAGTGGACGCTGCCGTACCGCCATCCCATGCCGGACTCCGGATCGTCCCGATCCAGAAGGCGGCCCTCCCCGTCGCGGAAGACCAGCCGGACCGGATCCGACTGGATCTCCACGGCCATCGCGTCGCTCGCCAGCCAGAGCGAGGCGCCCCGCTCCTCGTGGGCCACACCCGGTCTCTCCCACTCGGCCTCGGTCCGAGCGAAGGGCAGCGGCTCCGGAACCTCTGGGGCCGGGGTCATCTCCACCCGCACCACGTCGGGTGCGAGGAAGCGGACGGCCAGGCGGGCCGGCGGTGCCTCCACCTCCACCCCGGCGGGGGTCCACCGGATGCCATCGGCTCGGCCGAGCGAACGGTACGCGGCGTCCATCGAAACGCTCCTTCCCCGTTGACGCAAACGTTTCCACACCGGTGTGCCAATCCTTGCCGATTCTAGCACACGGGGTCCTTGCGGGCAACGCCCACGCCCGGAGGGTCCCGTGCGGGAACCCTGCTGACAGGGAAAAGCTTCAGCGCACGCGCCGCGGGGGCGGAATGGGTTCCGCCCCCGCGGCCGGGCCCGGATGGGCGAGCGGTTGTGGGCCGGCCAGATCCCTCTTGGGGGAGGCCGTTGCCTGTATCCGGGCCTGGGGCCCGCACCTGGGGCGCAGGCGTCCTGAGGGTTAGCCTCACCCAGCCTTCTCGGCCCTCAACCGGGGAAGTGGCGGTGGGAGGCGTAGCAATTGGATGCGCAGGGCCTGGCTCCATCACCGGCGAAGGTAGTGAGGAGGCCCGGATGCGGGGAAGCCGATCCGGGATCCGTCATGCCCGGGCGGCGTGACCCAGGGTGTGGCGACCGGGGGGTTGGCGGCCCGTGGCCCGATCGCGCTACCTGGCCGTGCTGGGCACCTTCTCGCCCACGGCCAGGGCGTATCTTGCGTACACGCTCTTCAACAGCATCAGCTTCAACATGCTCAACCTGGTCTTCAACCTCTACCTCCACAGCCTGGGCCACCCGCGAGACTTCATCGGTCTGGTGAACGGCGTTCCCTCCATCGCGGTGCTCATCCTGGGGCTCCCCATCGGCATGGCCGCCGACCGGTACGGATACCGCCGCTTCCTGGTGGCCGGGGCCGTGCTGAACGTGGTCGCCCTGGGCGGGATGGTGGCCGGCGGGAACGGGGAGGCCCTGATGGGCTTCTCGGTGCTCCGGGGGCTCGCCTGGGCCCTCACGTGGGTTCTGGGGCCGCCTC comes from the Limnochorda pilosa genome and includes:
- a CDS encoding RidA family protein, which codes for MELEPVQTPHAPAAIGPYSQAVRTGDWLFVSGQIPLDPATGRLVEGGVEAQAERALRNLQAVVEAGGGRLENVVKVTLFLTDLGQFEAVNGVYARFFTHKPARAAVGVAALPRGAAVEVEAVARL
- a CDS encoding glycoside hydrolase family 31 protein, which codes for MDAAYRSLGRADGIRWTPAGVEVEAPPARLAVRFLAPDVVRVEMTPAPEVPEPLPFARTEAEWERPGVAHEERGASLWLASDAMAVEIQSDPVRLVFRDGEGRLLDRDDPESGMGWRYGSVHSFREARPGDRAYGFGEKTGPLDKRGQRMTMWTTDVLPHLPTTDPLYQAIPFYVIWNAGRAHGLFFENTHRTHFDMDREGTGRYHVWSEGGRLVYYLFAGPTFAQVLERYTRLTGRMPLPPRWSLGFQQSRWGYVPQQRVEELARTFRERRIPCDVIYLDIDYMDGYRVFTWDPKRFPDPSGLCRGLKEQGFRVVTIVDPGVKVDSSYPVFREGLEAGHYVEDPAGKPYMGRVWPGEVHFPDFLQERVRRWWGDWHRTLLDAGVAGIWNDMNEPADFRVHDEDRTLPEGTLHRTDEGEVHPHREVHNLYALLMGRATSEALRRMRPQERPFLLTRSGFAGIQRYAAVWTGDNSSWWEHLAMAIPMLLNLGLSGVAFVGADVGGFRDDAEPELYARWVQLGAFTPFFRAHSAHDTRAQEPWTFGPEVEAIARGAIELRYRILPYLYTLFWEAHRTGAPIMRPLVYHFPDDPVAARVQDAFLLGPDLLVAPVLQPQARERMAYLPEGEWVDFWTGEVSRGPAHRVVEAPLERIPLFVRAGAMLPMGPVTQHTGEAGWQELTLLLYPGEAPSHWKTVLYEDDGATPAHEQGVSSRRAMALAVRERHLALDLADPEGSYAPARREVGVEVPFLPGPPRQVLLDGRQLAEGSGFTYETGRGLRLQVPQEGAHRLEVAW
- a CDS encoding bifunctional homocysteine S-methyltransferase/methylenetetrahydrofolate reductase gives rise to the protein MTGPEPGRDTLGTAFRQALAERVLLADGGVGTLLYQRVGGPRGNLDALNLTQPRVVEQVHLDYIRAGADLIETNTFGANAFRLAEYGLEDDVWRINLQGAKLARGAREVSGRPVFVAGSVGPVGRPLETLGRAARAYVRDAFLRQMEALLAGGVDLFMIETMLDVEELELAVEAARSLARLPVVAQITFSGGVEPVAPLQGEAFTRMVERLGEAGPDVAGINCGSGPGPVLEALGELAGLRALGVPLSALPNAGLPTRVDGRILYGAAPEYLAGLVEPMLRQGVRLVGGCCGTTPEHIAAMRARLDTLQPARAAGPADEGEHAHPARVAPAEVRSPKTEAAVPAAPAASPLLEALRRGEMVSVELDPPRGVNVEKVLQNARILQEAGVTCINVADSPMARVRMASLASARLILEATGLPPLIHFTTRDRNLMGIQADLLGAHALGIRHVLALTGDPPSVGNYSHASAVYDVDSIGLVRILHTLNRGRDLAGNAIGEPTAFTVAVALSPNAADPDLEARRFREKLEAGADFVMTQPLYEIEPLVAMLERAGGCPVPLVLGVMPLQSHKHAEYLHNEVPGIRIPLRVREEMARAGEDGARVGMELAARVLEDARGFIQGCYVVPSFGRVEQVAGLVRELRRRGGWATPAPAVSR